Below is a window of Spirochaetota bacterium DNA.
AAATTAAATGGGAAGAAATTAATTGAAAATATATATAAAAGATATCCTTATTTTACTTTAAAGAGTGAAATAGCCTGTGGAAAAGATAATATTAAATTAGAAAAATCCCCATGTTTTTTTACAATTGGTTATGAAGGGAAAACAATCGATGAATATTTAAATCAAATAATAAAAGAAAACATATATCTGATAATTGATGTAAGGAAAAATCCTGTGAGTATGAAATATGGGTTCAGTAAAAAATTTTTATTTAAAACTTTGCCGGAAAGCAACATTCAATATATTCACATGCCTGAACTTGGTATAGAAACAGAGAAACGCAAGAATTTAAATTCCGTTGAGGATTACAAAAAATTATTTGTTGAATATGAGAAAGAAATATCAAATAAACCAGTACTGATTGAAAAAATAATAAAATTATATCAAAACAAAAAAAGAATTGGGCTTACTTGTTTTGAGAAAGAATATATACAATGTCATAGATCAATAATATCAAAAAAAATTGAATATAATTATGGGATTAAAGTATCTCATATATGATTGTAAAAGATGTCAAAATACTCATACTTGTAAAAACATATCCTTCTCTTTCAAAAAAATATGGTGAATTAGTATGTACTGCTGGGATTGATGAAGATGGTAAATGGATTAGGCTTTACCCTATACCGTTTCGTCTACTTGAGTATGAAAAACGCTATAAAAAATATCAATGGATTAAAGCAAAAATAGGAAAAAATAAATCAGATCCGCGTCCCGAAAGTCATATAATCATTGATAATAATTCTATTAAACTTCTTGATGTTGTGGATACAGAAGATAAATGGGCAAAGCGGAAAGCATTATTAAAAAAAACGCCTATCTATAATGATATTTCACAATTAATTGAGAAAGCAAATAAAAATATTCTTTCTTTGGCTATCTTTAAACCTGAAGAAATTATAGATTTAAAAATAGAAGAGACTGATAGAGAATGGGACAAAGAAAAAATTAAACAGATTGAACAAAATAATAAACAACTTGAACTTTTTTCTTCTGAAGAAGAAATTTATTTTAAGGAAACATTCGAATTAGTTAAAAAAATTCCGTATATCTTTTCTTATACTTTTACTGATATAAAAGGGAAAAAATCGACTTTAATGATTGAGGATTGGGAAATAGGTCAATTATACTGGAATTGTTTAAAAAGATCGAATAATAACGAAAAAAAAGCTCTGGAATTGGTAAAAAATAAATATTTAAAAGAATTTCAGAAAAAAGATATATTATTTTTTCTCGGCACAACCCGGCAACATCATGGACGGGCAAAAAATCCTTTTGTTATTATTGGGGTATTCTATCCTCCGAAAAAAATCTTGACAAATAACACCTTTTTTTAGGAATATTTTATTTAAAATGTATATATTGTATATTTCAGACATGCCCACGTAGCTCAGTCGGCAGAGCATTTGCATGGTAAGCAAAAGGTCACCAGTTCGATTCTGGTCGTGGGCTCATTATTAATTTTATAAAAATTTTTATTTTTTTTTGATTCAGGTAATTAATTACTTGACGTGGTGTGCTATATTTATAGCGTGCTTTCGTATCTATAAAATTGCATACAAACGCTAAAAAACTGTAAAAATTCAATACACTTATACAAACTATTATTAATAATAGGATATCATTATGCGTGAAGTAGTTCTATTATCATGTAAAGATTGTAAAAATCGCAATTATGCAACCAAAAAGGACAAGAAAAAGCAAACTGGAAAGCTTGAAGTAATGAAATACTGTAAGCATTGCAATAAGCATACATTGCATAAAGAAACTAAAGCATAAGGTGCGTACCGTGTTTAATAAAACAGTACAGTTTGTTAAGGAATCCAGAGACGAGCTTAAAAAAGTTTCCTGGCCCGAACGTGATGAGGTAAGTGCTTTGACTATGGTTGTTGTTATAACGGTTATAATCACTGCGTTGTTTCTATGGTTGGTTGATGCTGCGTTGATGAAAATAGTATCTCTGGTGATGCAATAGCTATGACAAAAGGGTGGTATGTAATACATACATATTCCGGCCATGAGAATAAAGTCAAACTGGCGCTGGAAAAAAAAGTCCAGAATCTTAACCTGGGGGATAAGATATTTCAGGTGAAGATTCCAACTGTTGAGGAACATTCAGTTAAAGATGGAAAGAAGGTTGTAAAACCAAAGAAGATATTTCCCGGATATGTTCTGGTTGAAATGGTTCTTGATGATGAAACGTGGATGGCAATCAAGAGTATACCGGGGGTTACGAACTTTGTAGGTTCTTTTGGTACTGAAAAACCAAGGCCGCTTTCTGAAAAGGAAGTTGATAGCCTTTTCAATAAAATGGGTGAAGTCACAACCAAAGACAAAGTTGCCGTGGTCATGGATTTTTCTGTGGGCGAACATGTTAAGGTAATTGACGGCCCGTTTAAAGAATTCACCGGCGTTATTGAAGAGGTGTATCCCGATAAAGGGCGCTTGCGTGTTAAAGTTGAGATATTTGGCAGGGGAACTCCTGTTGAATTAGATTTTGTTCAGGTTGGTAAGATTTAATTTAAAAATATTGTTTTATAGGGTTGATTACGATGGCTCCAAAGAAGAAAAAAATAGTCACTCAAATTAAGTTACAAATCCCAGGCGGCCAGGCTAATCCTGCGCCACCGGTTGGTCCTGCTTTAGGTCAGCATGGCCTTAATATCATGGAGTTTTGTAAAGCATTCAATGAAAGAACAAAGGATCAACAGGGCACCATATTGCCTGTTATTATAACAGTGTATGAAGATAGGACGTATACATTTATCATTAAAACTCCACCTGCTGCTGTTCTCATTAAAAAGGCGTTGAAACTTGAAAAAGGCTCCAGTGAGCCTAACAAAAAAAAGGTTGGTAAAATTACTCAGGCTCAGCTTGAAGAGATAGCAAAATTAAAAATGCCGGATCTCAATGCGCATGATGTTGAAGCTGCTAAACGCATTATTGCAGGCACAGCTCGCTCTATGGGAGTAGAGGTGGTTGACTGATTTTTCACATTGAAATTTAGGATTTTTTGGGGTTGTATATGAAGAGAGGAAAAAGAATAACAGACGCACGAGCAAAAATAGATAAAAGCAAACTCTATCCACTAGAAGAAGCATTGGCTATGATGAAAGAGTTGGCTTTTGCAAAATTTGATGAGACTGTTGAAGTATCGGTAAAAGTCATTCATAAAAGTTATCAAAATGTACGTGGTTCGGTAGTGTTGCCGCATGGCACGGGTAAGGATATCAAGGTGCTTGTTATTTGCAAAGGCGATAAGCAGAAAGAAGCTTTAGAAGCAGGGGCTGATTTTGTTGGAGCTGAAGATGCTATCGAAAAAATTAAAAATGGATGGCTTGATTTTCAGGCTGTTATTGCTACACCCGATATGATGAAAGAAGTTGGAAAATTAGGCCCCATACTTGGAAAAAGAGGGCTTATGCCTAAACCAAAGTCGGGTACAGTGACTGATGATGTGAAAACTGCTGTTAAGGAATTAAAAGGCGGAAGAGTGGAATATAAGGCTGATAAAACAGGAGTTATTCATTTAGGAGTTGGAAAACTTTCTTTTGAACCGCAAAAATTAGCTGAAAATATTAAAGCATTTTATAGCCAGGTTGTTAAAGACAAGCCTTCGGATGCAAAAGGTAACTATATACGTTCTTTTCATGTATGCTCTACAATGGGGCCAGGAATCAAAATTAATTATAAGGGGATTGAACGGTAATGGTTAAGCAATATAAGGTGGATTTTGTTAATGAGCTAAAGGAAAAATTAGCTTCAAAAAAGAATGTTATATTAACTAATTACTCAGGCATTAAAGTTAAGGATATGTATCAGCTCCGCAAGATTTTGCGTGAAAAGGGAGCTGAGTATAAGGTTGTCAAAAATACGTTGTTCAGGAAAGCTCTTAAAGATTGTGGTTATCCTGAAATAGATCAATATCTTGTGGGGCCTATTGGCGTTGTCTTTGTAGATAAAGAAGTTAGTGAAGTTGCCAAGGTTTTAAAGGATTTTCAGAAAGAGCAGGATAAGTTCCAGTATAGCGTGGCGATAATGGATAACGTTGTATATTCGCCAAAAGATGTGCAGCGTATTGCAGATCTACCGTCAAAAGAAGTATTGCTGGCACAGGTGATGTCACTTATAAATGGTCCGGCATCAGGTACGGCTATAGCTATTAATCAGATTATGGCATCGTTGGCACGTGGTATTAAGCTGGTTGCAGAAAAAAACGCATAAACAATTAATTACAGCATATAATCAAGGGTAAATGATACTGAGTAAAGATGTGATTAACAGCTTTTTAGTATTGGTTACCCTTATAGGTTTTTACGACTAAAGTTCGTATTAACTTCAAGATTCACTAAGTATAAGGAGTAACATAATGGCAAAGTTATCAGTACAGGAATTGTTGGAAGCAATTGGTAGTTTAACACTTGTTGAAGCGGCTGAACTTGTAAAAGCTATGGAAGAAAAGTTTGGCATTTCAGCAGCAGCACCAGTTGCAGTAGCAGCAGCACCAGCAGCAGGTGCAGCAGCTGCAGAAGTTGAGGAAAAAACAGAATTTGATGTTATCCTCACTGGTTTTGGTGATAACAAGATTAATGTTATCAAGGAAGTCAGAGCCATTACCGGTTTAGGTTTAAAAGAAGCCAAAGACCTGGTAGAAGCTGGTGGCAAGCCAGTCAAGGAAAAGGTTTCCAAGGAAGAAGCCGAGAAGATTAAAAAACAGCTTGAAGAAGCTGGAGCTACTGTCGAGATTAAGTAACGTTTTAAACGTAAAATATCTTGAAAAGATTTTGGTAATACTGTATATTGAAAACAGTAGTAGGTTTGGTTGCGATGCAATCAAACCTACTGTTGTTGATATTTGTAGAATTTACTATCATTTTCAGTCTTTTGTATACAATAACAGTGCCCCAAACAGTATGAATAAAACAATAAACGAACAATATATTTTT
It encodes the following:
- the rplJ gene encoding 50S ribosomal protein L10, encoding MVKQYKVDFVNELKEKLASKKNVILTNYSGIKVKDMYQLRKILREKGAEYKVVKNTLFRKALKDCGYPEIDQYLVGPIGVVFVDKEVSEVAKVLKDFQKEQDKFQYSVAIMDNVVYSPKDVQRIADLPSKEVLLAQVMSLINGPASGTAIAINQIMASLARGIKLVAEKNA
- the secE gene encoding preprotein translocase subunit SecE is translated as MFNKTVQFVKESRDELKKVSWPERDEVSALTMVVVITVIITALFLWLVDAALMKIVSLVMQ
- the nusG gene encoding transcription termination/antitermination protein NusG, producing the protein MTKGWYVIHTYSGHENKVKLALEKKVQNLNLGDKIFQVKIPTVEEHSVKDGKKVVKPKKIFPGYVLVEMVLDDETWMAIKSIPGVTNFVGSFGTEKPRPLSEKEVDSLFNKMGEVTTKDKVAVVMDFSVGEHVKVIDGPFKEFTGVIEEVYPDKGRLRVKVEIFGRGTPVELDFVQVGKI
- the rpmG gene encoding 50S ribosomal protein L33, whose protein sequence is MREVVLLSCKDCKNRNYATKKDKKKQTGKLEVMKYCKHCNKHTLHKETKA
- the rplL gene encoding 50S ribosomal protein L7/L12 — protein: MAKLSVQELLEAIGSLTLVEAAELVKAMEEKFGISAAAPVAVAAAPAAGAAAAEVEEKTEFDVILTGFGDNKINVIKEVRAITGLGLKEAKDLVEAGGKPVKEKVSKEEAEKIKKQLEEAGATVEIK
- a CDS encoding DUF488 domain-containing protein; this translates as KLNGKKLIENIYKRYPYFTLKSEIACGKDNIKLEKSPCFFTIGYEGKTIDEYLNQIIKENIYLIIDVRKNPVSMKYGFSKKFLFKTLPESNIQYIHMPELGIETEKRKNLNSVEDYKKLFVEYEKEISNKPVLIEKIIKLYQNKKRIGLTCFEKEYIQCHRSIISKKIEYNYGIKVSHI
- the rplK gene encoding 50S ribosomal protein L11, with amino-acid sequence MAPKKKKIVTQIKLQIPGGQANPAPPVGPALGQHGLNIMEFCKAFNERTKDQQGTILPVIITVYEDRTYTFIIKTPPAAVLIKKALKLEKGSSEPNKKKVGKITQAQLEEIAKLKMPDLNAHDVEAAKRIIAGTARSMGVEVVD
- the rplA gene encoding 50S ribosomal protein L1 gives rise to the protein MKRGKRITDARAKIDKSKLYPLEEALAMMKELAFAKFDETVEVSVKVIHKSYQNVRGSVVLPHGTGKDIKVLVICKGDKQKEALEAGADFVGAEDAIEKIKNGWLDFQAVIATPDMMKEVGKLGPILGKRGLMPKPKSGTVTDDVKTAVKELKGGRVEYKADKTGVIHLGVGKLSFEPQKLAENIKAFYSQVVKDKPSDAKGNYIRSFHVCSTMGPGIKINYKGIER